The Hippoglossus hippoglossus isolate fHipHip1 chromosome 16, fHipHip1.pri, whole genome shotgun sequence genomic sequence GCCTGGTAACAGCTTTGTCGACAAATGGCAGTACAGGCATTCATACTGAAACATCCAGGAAGAGGAATGCAACTGGGCCAGGTGCACAAACCAATGTGTCAAACATGAAATGGACATGAATATTAACGCTGAAGATTTTCACTAGACACATCATTTGCATGCAACAGAGAGAAAGTATGGGCTCAGCCATTTGTACAGATACTTCATGTTTCAGGGTAGTACTGTTTCTTGTAAACATCTTGAGACAATTTGATTGAGTTGTAAAACTTTTGAGAGTGTGTGGTCCACACCAGGACTGCCTTGCACGTCttaccccccccctccacctgaGCCTGCCGAAGACGCTGCATTTATTTTCAAGCTTATTTCAAGTTCAAGATTGCCGCCATTTTCAAAACCGCCGCTTTTGATTGTTCTGGTAAAAGCCGACTCATCATTTTACAATCgaaaaatacagcagaaaacAGTATTCGGAGTCGGACAGCGGTTTTCTGCCCCCCACCCCCGTTTCCCCCTCTGTACAGTTATCACCATCTTTGGGTTTTCATGGCCTAACCTTGTCCATCTTGGTACAACACACAGTTAACATAAAGTCCTTCATGAGAACGAAGGCTAAAATACACATTCTCATCACATCTCCTTCTATCCACCGGTAAGCAACACGACTTGTTAGGGGTTATCATCGGAGGAAGCTCCAGGAATACAGCTCAGGTCAGAAGTATTCCACCGATGATTCGACTCTTCTTTCGTACAGTGCCTGTAGCACTTGTTGGTCAGTAGAGCTAGCCTGTTGTGCAGAAtagtttgtctgtctctgtgtacAGCTCAGTCTTTTGTTGATGATCGAGACACAAATGTGCTTAGAACTCCTATCGCATGccaacaaaacactgaatgagAGACAAAAATAGCTTGTTCGTAtctgttttttcttcaaatatgtCTTAGATGGTCATATCTTCGTTCAAAGTATTTTCGAGgtcctgtttttgtgttgacaCAAAGTAAACTCTGGAATGCAGGTAACCGGCTACCCCAGTCGTTTTGGCCACCcatattcatttgatttattttctagTTGGCCCTCGCACTGACTGAATATCTCCACAGGTTTGAGTTGTCACACAGATAACCTGTCGAGGTATCACACTGGAATCAGAAGTTTGACTGGAACACCACAATCTGCTGAATTCTCCAGCTCAGCAGCTCTACAGTTTGCATTATTGTAGATCCTGCCATCAGTCACAACAGGTTGGTTATCCCATAACCGAAATCACACAACTGCCTCCAAAAATACTGTCCAAACACGTCCTTCAAGGACCGTCCAAGTAAAGAAAGTGTCTGTTCATGTTAGTCctgccacacacatacattatgTGGAGGTGACAATAGTTATCTACTCGCTGCTCCCGTAATCTTCTTTTcttcgtttttcttttttgtccgTCAGACATGAGTCTGCATACGTTGTGAGGGCCGGCCATAGTCGGACTGCTGGGAGGACACTTGTGACGAGGCATAAGAGAAGCGAGACGAGCTGGACACCTTGCTGGCCTGATCTGATTGGTCATACGCATCCACCTTCTCATAGGAAGCAGGTTTGACGTAGCTGGTGAAGGCGCGACCATAGGTAGCGGGTAAGTAGGCAGAGCCACTGTAGAGCGGGTCAGTGGGATAAATGCTGGTCGCCTGCgcaggctgctgctgggcaGCTTGCTGCTGTTCATATGAGGTTCTGCCTGCAGTGGTGGTTGCGTATCGGTGGGAGAAGTCGTAGACTCGAGGCTGTGTGCCATGCTGACCATACATGGGGCTGGGGGAGGGCAGCTGCGATGGAGTGTAGACTGGGCGAGTGTTGGGCACAAACTCAGAGAAGCCACTGCCACGGATGTTGCGGTCTTCATGGCCGCGGACATTGTAGTAGCCGTTGGTGGGGTCCTGTAAGAGTGATGGTGAGAATAAATCATTACTGTAACATGTATGATGAAAATAATGCATGGTTGCTATTTTGAGAGCATTTCCTCAGGTAAGTGTTTTAAGTTTTACCTTGATGTCCGATcgttcatcctcctcctcctccagaagGTCGCTGTGTTCTGTTCGCGACGTCCCGGGAGACTCGCTGCTGTTTGGAGCCTGAGGGAAGACCAAGCATTTCTGAAGATTTACTAGGACGAACAAGACCTCACTTGAAAAAGTTCAAATCGAAAAATGAGCATTATATCACAGTATTAATGTGAATTTTCCGTAATCATGAATAGAGACATCTGATATACAGAGGAAGTGGACAAATGAAATTTACCATTGGCTCTTTGACATCCTCCTCGTCATCGTTGCCACGTGTAGCGTTGTGATCACTGTGAACGATTTGAACTCTGATGTCACTCTTGGAAAGACGAGTGCATCTTTTACCTGCGGGGAttgaaaagtgtttaaaaaatgtatcaaaatctatgttaaaaatgatcaaaatagcCAAAAAATTGAGAATGTGTTTGAGTAGAAGAATTGGCGAAGGATTCTCTTGCCCATACTGACCGTTGAGCTCACCTTTGCCTGTGTgcctgcagcagagggagaccAGGGTGATGACACAGATGAGCAGGACACAGCCTCCACCCACTGCTCCACCAACAATTATCAACATAGGCAAGGCTTCTGTAACGAGGACAGTAATAGAGGCGGGAGATGTGGGGGAAGGGATGAAATGAAAGATAGTGTCAGCATCAAGAACAAACAGATcagagcaaaagaaagaaagagatccCTTCATTTGTTCTGCTAATCCCAGGAACGTCAGCGCCCGTATAAATTCATCCACAGTGAGCCCTGACCTGCTCACAGCGAGCGTATGCTCACGCGGGCAATCCGACATCCCGCAGCCGGGCCATTGTCTCTAATCTCTCAGAAGGAAGGGTAACAAGGCCTGACATGCAATGAAGCAATAGACAGTAATCTAATTAGAGATTCCAGGAGATACCGCTGCCCATATCTCTGGAGACCCCACTCTGCTTCGTTGATGTAAATTACTGGCGAGGACCTTATATTTGGTGTCTGCTGCAACAAAGGCTTCCACTGGCATCAGTGTAGTAGTACTACTGCCTAATTTTAAGTTCACTTTAAGGGGCTGCAGCCTGAAACGCTGAGCTCGGCGCTTCGACAGTGACAGAGGATATGAGTCcaaccacaaacacatgtgGCTTCCTCTAATTGACTTTTGTCCCCCGATCAATATCTATGTTATGGGGCAAACATATTCATTAAAGGAACCATCTGCTGATTAAATCACATCGATTGAGGGAGTATAATTAAGATAAGCACAAGGCAGGCGCACTGCTTTCACCTAATCTGGCCCCCTTCCTCAGATTGAGCGAATCCCTCTAACTTCTGCACAGGGGCTATGATGGGCATTGATACTTCAGTCGGTGCGTACCTTGTTCCTTCAGTGTGACCAGGGCGGTGCCGGTGCCGAAGCGGTTCCAAGCAGTGCAGTTGTAGCGCAGCTGGAAGTCCTGCGCCAGAATCTCAGACAGCACCAGAGAAGACAGGACGCCGTGGTCGCTGGTAACCGTCTGCACTGAGTAACGACCGGAGGAACCGGAGGACAGGTCCATGTCTCCAAAGGTCCACACCTGCGGAGAGGAGCAAGAGGACGGACAACAGGGAGTAAGTCACTTTTCTGTGAAGAATTCCTCATCTGTGAGCAAAGCAGAGTCCGGCTCAGCTGTTTATCCTCAGATCCCTGCCTGTGGCCGACTGAACACCggtctctccctctgttctgCTTTCTCTCTGCCGACCTCTACCGTGCTCCATGGCTGACATAGCTCACAGGCTCATGTTTAAGCTGCCTCCCACGTCTGCCCTGCAGGTGAGGCCTAAGGAGGGTTAGGTAGCTGCACTGTGAAATAAGGCTGCTCTCTGCCGTCTCCAGCGCGGGGCCAGCGGGGcacctgtctctcactcctcctcacACCCTAATTATCCTCTCTCAGCCCAGCGTACGTTCAGCAGTTCAACGGGGTCAGCCGAGTGATGCCTCTTGGGCCGCTAATTGAATGTGGTTTTGCTGAAACCTGCAGGAAGCCGGCCTCCTACAGCTCCCCCCAAACTCGACAATCTCTCCAGTCAATGTCTCTGCAATTACAgttgtgaatatgtgtgtgaatgcaatTTGTGAGCGTGTGAGGTGGAGATGAGGCTGGTGCAGAGGTGTGAAGGTGGGGTCAGGGGTAAAGCTCCACCGAGTGTTTGCTCTCATGTGGGTGTGGCTAAAATGAACATGGAAGCTCTTGAAGAGAAGTGAATGACGCACAACACAAATAAGCAGCTCGCTTACAATCTTTTCAGGCGGGGGGCTGCTCTCCACCCGGCACTCCAGCTTGCCCTTGGAGTGCTTCACAGCGTGCTGCGTGGCGTCCGCTGTGATGATAGGTGGACCTGGAAGACCAGTCAAAGAGGgcagagaaatacatttaaaaaagagagattttAAAATTCTAATAATAAATTGTCAGATATCAATTTTAATGCTGCTTATTCAGCAGATCCCTCCAAACATCAAAGCAAGTAGCGGGACACCAGCCACTCACCATTCACAGTTAAAGTGACGTCTCTTTCAGCAACTCCAATCCGGGGTACGATGGCCTTGCAGGTGTATGTTCCAGCATCTTCCTGGGTAACATCCTTCAGCTGCAAGGTGTTACCATTACTGAGCACCTAGTGAGACAtccagagagaaaagggagaaatgtgttacagagagagagagagcgagagaaaggaGCGAGGCGCTGGGGGAGAAGAGGCGGACAAAGGCGACCGGGACCTTTATCAGTGGCCCCGCTCATTGCAGAAGCGGCGCAGAGGTGGGCTGACCATTGTAACAAATGCTGGCGGTTTGAGTTTAATTCCATTGTGAAGAGCTTTAATCACAACATTAGGCACTCCAGCCACCGCTGAGTGGCCGTGCTGCTGGGGAGATTGTTGTAATTAAACAGTGGGGACAGAGCGCGGCGTACTACGGTGTGAGTGGGCCCTAGCCTTTGGAGCCGCTACGCTCACTCACTGCTTAGCTCATTGATCCTGTCATTCCATCAAGCTGTGATTAATCCATTTACCCCCActctccgtccccccccccccgcgcgccccctccacctcctcctctcaccaattttttatttcaacacacTTACAGAGTAACCCAATTAATCCATTACTCGTGGCTGTGTGAGGAACAGTGGCAGTGGGTGGATTAGAAAAATGTCTGCGCGTTTTCCCTCCGAGGGGCTGAGAGCGTTCACTCTTTGAGATGACAGCATCGCTTACACCATCCCGCAGCATTCTTTACTGGGGGAGTTTTCTCCAGCTTCACCTCAGAAATTATATTAGTTGCCAGGAGAGACGCTCCTATGGGATGTCATCACTGATGGTGTGTACGCTAAAGGACTTTTACCAGGATGAAATAAATTGAAGGTGGAAATGTCCCATTTGTTCCACCTACGAAATTGACTTTGAGGAAATGGGTACTCAAAAAAAGTCGGGGCCGTTTTAGTGTCAGAAAAGCAGAAACGCCACTCGAAAAGTTGCCGCGTATGTTGCAATTTCGGTTAGTTCGGGCCACACCTTGAGACACTTGTTGACTGGttgattgatcgattgattgacTTAGAGTTATGACAGCATGTCACAATGCTGAATGAATCTGTCAGTGGACAGACAGTTTTCTGCCAGAGGCTTTAGCCCGTAGGGAGCGTGGTGAGAGGAGTTGTTGAAGATTCAGCCTGAAAAAGAATGTGTGGGGGAAATGTGTGAGGGATTCATGCCTCAAGGCCATGCGTGAGTGTTTCTCTCTGGAGGGATGGTGTTGAAGCTTTACCACCAAGATGAGGTGTTGGCGAGTGTTTGTTCCCTTACCACGCTGGAGCCCTGCTTGGTCCACGCCAGGGTCAGAGGAGGGTTTCCAGTCCACGCACAAGTAAAAGATGCATCCATCCCGATATCCACTGTCATTGGCTTTGGCTCCGACAGCAGTCTGGGGCCAACTAGGATAAAGCAACACCGACAGCCAGTTACAATCAATGAGAGGCTGctttaacaaaaacatacacTTCTAGAAAATCTCAAAATACTCCGTCTGGCCACAGTGTCCACTATGTTTGCCTCAAGTTAAACTCACATTGGACATCGACCAGGGTGCTGACGTTGGTGCTGCCCACAGAGTTGGACACCTCACAGGAGACGGGGTCTGTGAAGTAAGAGTAGTCCACCGTCACCTCCAGGCTGTCCCCATTTGCCTCCGAGATGGGAACTCCTCCTTTCGACCATCTGGGACGGATGaataatcacattttacagtcacattAGTTCAGGGGAGGTACTTAGCCTGGCGTGTCAGCGTAGCTATTAGTTGATTAATGGCCGGTGCCAATCACAATCAAACGCTGCCAATCAAGCGGCCCATTTAGCTCAGTGTAGTCACGTATCTACTTAACACGTTGCTTGGTGTCTTCTCCACTTAGACGGCGTGTTTGCAGCTGATCACGTCTTGGAATAGTTAACCAATTGTGCGGTGACCTTTTAGATGTGAATATCTGCTGGCTCTGCGCGCAGGTTTCCAATCAGAGTGAAATATTTAGATTAAAGCAAAGGATGTGTACCTGTAGCCAGTGATTTCAGGATTGGCCGAAGCGGAGCAGATGAAGAGAACCTTGGCTCCCTCGGTCACGGTCTGAGGCTGGACCGACAGCGTCACGGAGGGGGGGTCTGTGCGCAGgacaacattcattttaatgacaTGTATGTGCGACTTCGTTGGATTTTGAATGTGCAAATAGCATGCACTCTGCTGCAATTCTGTGACGGGCATTTTCATAAGCAAGCTGGACACTCACGCTGGACATTGATGGTGATCGATGTTTGTCGTCCAGCGGGAGCAGCTGCGTTCAGAACCCTGCAGGTGTAGGTGCGGCCGGAGTCGCTATCCTCTGGGATGATTGGAAGCATACTGACAGCCGTCTCCCTCTTCCCATCCTCCATCGGCGTCTGCAGAGTCGGGGCAACAATGTTAGATGATGTTTGCTTCACGTCCTAGCAACAGCGTACACACTATATTTTCAAAAGAGACTCCATTACAGTAGGGGGAGTGCTTAAAATCAGCTCAGTGTCACAAAAAGTAAGTCACTTTCCATTTGTGATCGCACAACTTAGGAATATCGCTGTGACACGGCGGGTCttattttttcatgtgtgaGCCATTTAAATTGCCATCCTGTTCTTTGGCATGGCAGttaaatcatatattttatGATGCAGCAGGGGATATTGTGCTGTTCCCACATTTCTGAGAGTGTTCCCTGTCAGCGCTCCTTATTTGTCATCATCTTTTAAATCTATTTACTGCTCACAGAAATCAATACGCCTAAGTGAGGAAAGGTGTAGATTCTGAGGATATGGCTCACTGCTCTCTCAcgttcttcctctcttcctcacacacacacacacacacaaggaaaaaaCACTGTGATGGTGAAGGAGcctgtgtgtcttttgttttttttgggggggtggggggttggtggtgacagtgaagaagaagtgtCACACGTCTTTGAGAAGGAGCAAGGACAAGCTGAGCCTTTTCCCTGGACAGTCGAATCAATGGACCAGGCCTTCCACTTCCTCAGCCAGACacacaaaaagtgttttcatgctCAAATCACATCACTCCCTGTCACCACCCCTCACTCGGCCAAAGCTTCCTCTGCCCACAGCCTCACTCCTTAAGGTtagtaattctttttttttcacaaaacgATCTCACCAATTAACTCCACACTCATTCATCTCTGTtagtcctctcctctcctctcctctcctctcctctcctctcctctcctctcctctcctctcctctcctccccccttctcACTGCAGCCTGTCGCCCCCTTAAATGTGGCGTTTAGCGTCATTTAGCGTGGTCAGAGAGCATGAAAAATGTGACACTTTCCCAGCCGTGGCTGGCTTACGCTCCGGCTCATCCCGATTGTGTTTCTGCATTGTTGTGGGTGATTTCTTCTCTGCAGAAACTCTACTGTATGAAACACTCATGCCTGTCTGAGCTTTAGCATGCTCCAGTTATGCTCTAGTGTCGCGGCATTAGCGAGcaaggaggggggtggggggcggggGTTAGCGTGTGAGGGggctgaggcagaggaggaggggtggcAAGCTGGGGGGAGGGAGTTGGGGGGTGTCAGGCGTGAGTGAAAATGGGAGGGGGACTGCAGGGAATGAGGGAACAAATCTTGTGAGAGAAGGGTGGTGAtgggtgaaaaaaaaacctgagcgACCACAGAAGAaggatgagaaaataaaagacgagtgaaagaaaaggagaggggGTATTATACcctcagagaaaacatttctgttttgaaCAGCTCTGCACTTCTTTCTGCCCGCTGTTACACTTTGCAATATCGCGTGGGTGTTACAGATTGAATGATAACGCCAGGCAAAGATCTGTTCTCACTGTACCTTGGAATAAATCGCAGTGTCCATGACCTCCCCATCTCTGTACCAGGTGATCTCCGCA encodes the following:
- the kirrel3l gene encoding kirre like nephrin family adhesion molecule 3, like isoform X7, whose translation is MPALYLIFCLMATAATQAAYFSQQPQDQVVVSGQSVTLPCVIVGYRGMVQWTKDGLALGGERDLPGWMRYSLMGDPLSGEHSLLIDSAELADDAVYECQATQAGLRSHRAKLTVLVPPSDPLVEGGPIVRLKAYTPYNLTCRASGAKPAAEITWYRDGEVMDTAIYSKTPMEDGKRETAVSMLPIIPEDSDSGRTYTCRVLNAAAPAGRQTSITINVQHPPSVTLSVQPQTVTEGAKVLFICSASANPEITGYRWSKGGVPISEANGDSLEVTVDYSYFTDPVSCEVSNSVGSTNVSTLVDVQFGPRLLSEPKPMTVDIGMDASFTCAWTGNPPLTLAWTKQGSSVVLSNGNTLQLKDVTQEDAGTYTCKAIVPRIGVAERDVTLTVNGPPIITADATQHAVKHSKGKLECRVESSPPPEKIVWTFGDMDLSSGSSGRYSVQTVTSDHGVLSSLVLSEILAQDFQLRYNCTAWNRFGTGTALVTLKEQEALPMLIIVGGAVGGGCVLLICVITLVSLCCRHTGKGKRCTRLSKSDIRVQIVHSDHNATRGNDDEEDVKEPMAPNSSESPGTSRTEHSDLLEEEEDERSDIKDPTNGYYNVRGHEDRNIRGSGFSEFVPNTRPVYTPSQLPSPSPMYGQHGTQPRVYDFSHRYATTTAGRTSYEQQQAAQQQPAQATSIYPTDPLYSGSAYLPATYGRAFTSYVKPASYEKVDAYDQSDQASKVSSSSRFSYASSQVSSQQSDYGRPSQRMQTHV
- the kirrel3l gene encoding kirre like nephrin family adhesion molecule 3, like isoform X5, translated to MPALYLIFCLMATAATQAAYFSQQPQDQVVVSGQSVTLPCVIVGYRGMVQWTKDGLALGGERDLPGWMRYSLMGDPLSGEHSLLIDSAELADDAVYECQATQAGLRSHRAKLTVLVPPSDPLVEGGPIVRLKAYTPYNLTCRASGAKPAAEITWYRDGEVMDTAIYSKTPMEDGKRETAVSMLPIIPEDSDSGRTYTCRVLNAAAPAGRQTSITINVQHPPSVTLSVQPQTVTEGAKVLFICSASANPEITGYRWSKGGVPISEANGDSLEVTVDYSYFTDPVSCEVSNSVGSTNVSTLVDVQFGPRLLSEPKPMTVDIGMDASFTCAWTGNPPLTLAWTKQGSSVVLSNGNTLQLKDVTQEDAGTYTCKAIVPRIGVAERDVTLTVNGPPIITADATQHAVKHSKGKLECRVESSPPPEKIVWTFGDMDLSSGSSGRYSVQTVTSDHGVLSSLVLSEILAQDFQLRYNCTAWNRFGTGTALVTLKEQEALPMLIIVGGAVGGGCVLLICVITLVSLCCRHTGKGELNGKRCTRLSKSDIRVQIVHSDHNATRGNDDEEDVKEPMAPNSSESPGTSRTEHSDLLEEEEDERSDIKDPTNGYYNVRGHEDRNIRGSGFSEFVPNTRPVYTPSQLPSPSPMYGQHGTQPRVYDFSHRYATTTAGRTSYEQQQAAQQQPAQATSIYPTDPLYSGSAYLPATYGRAFTSYVKPASYEKVDAYDQSDQASKVSSSSRFSYASSQVSSQQSDYGRPSQRMQTHV
- the kirrel3l gene encoding kirre like nephrin family adhesion molecule 3, like isoform X2 — its product is MPALYLIFCLMATATQAAYFSQQPQDQVVVSGQSVTLPCVIVGYRGMVQWTKDGLALGGERDLPGWMRYSLMGDPLSGEHSLLIDSAELADDAVYECQATQAGLRSHRAKLTVLVPPSDPLVEGGPIVRLKAYTPYNLTCRASGAKPAAEITWYRDGEVMDTAIYSKTPMEDGKRETAVSMLPIIPEDSDSGRTYTCRVLNAAAPAGRQTSITINVQHPPSVTLSVQPQTVTEGAKVLFICSASANPEITGYRWSKGGVPISEANGDSLEVTVDYSYFTDPVSCEVSNSVGSTNVSTLVDVQFGPRLLSEPKPMTVDIGMDASFTCAWTGNPPLTLAWTKQGSSVVLSNGNTLQLKDVTQEDAGTYTCKAIVPRIGVAERDVTLTVNGPPIITADATQHAVKHSKGKLECRVESSPPPEKIVWTFGDMDLSSGSSGRYSVQTVTSDHGVLSSLVLSEILAQDFQLRYNCTAWNRFGTGTALVTLKEQEALPMLIIVGGAVGGGCVLLICVITLVSLCCRHTGKGELNGKRCTRLSKSDIRVQIVHSDHNATRGNDDEEDVKEPMKCLVFPQAPNSSESPGTSRTEHSDLLEEEEDERSDIKDPTNGYYNVRGHEDRNIRGSGFSEFVPNTRPVYTPSQLPSPSPMYGQHGTQPRVYDFSHRYATTTAGRTSYEQQQAAQQQPAQATSIYPTDPLYSGSAYLPATYGRAFTSYVKPASYEKVDAYDQSDQASKVSSSSRFSYASSQVSSQQSDYGRPSQRMQTHV
- the kirrel3l gene encoding kirre like nephrin family adhesion molecule 3, like isoform X1, yielding MPALYLIFCLMATAATQAAYFSQQPQDQVVVSGQSVTLPCVIVGYRGMVQWTKDGLALGGERDLPGWMRYSLMGDPLSGEHSLLIDSAELADDAVYECQATQAGLRSHRAKLTVLVPPSDPLVEGGPIVRLKAYTPYNLTCRASGAKPAAEITWYRDGEVMDTAIYSKTPMEDGKRETAVSMLPIIPEDSDSGRTYTCRVLNAAAPAGRQTSITINVQHPPSVTLSVQPQTVTEGAKVLFICSASANPEITGYRWSKGGVPISEANGDSLEVTVDYSYFTDPVSCEVSNSVGSTNVSTLVDVQFGPRLLSEPKPMTVDIGMDASFTCAWTGNPPLTLAWTKQGSSVVLSNGNTLQLKDVTQEDAGTYTCKAIVPRIGVAERDVTLTVNGPPIITADATQHAVKHSKGKLECRVESSPPPEKIVWTFGDMDLSSGSSGRYSVQTVTSDHGVLSSLVLSEILAQDFQLRYNCTAWNRFGTGTALVTLKEQEALPMLIIVGGAVGGGCVLLICVITLVSLCCRHTGKGELNGKRCTRLSKSDIRVQIVHSDHNATRGNDDEEDVKEPMKCLVFPQAPNSSESPGTSRTEHSDLLEEEEDERSDIKDPTNGYYNVRGHEDRNIRGSGFSEFVPNTRPVYTPSQLPSPSPMYGQHGTQPRVYDFSHRYATTTAGRTSYEQQQAAQQQPAQATSIYPTDPLYSGSAYLPATYGRAFTSYVKPASYEKVDAYDQSDQASKVSSSSRFSYASSQVSSQQSDYGRPSQRMQTHV
- the kirrel3l gene encoding kirre like nephrin family adhesion molecule 3, like isoform X3 produces the protein MPALYLIFCLMATAATQAAYFSQQPQDQVVVSGQSVTLPCVIVGYRGMVQWTKDGLALGGERDLPGWMRYSLMGDPLSGEHSLLIDSAELADDAVYECQATQAGLRSHRAKLTVLVPPSDPLVEGGPIVRLKAYTPYNLTCRASGAKPAAEITWYRDGEVMDTAIYSKTPMEDGKRETAVSMLPIIPEDSDSGRTYTCRVLNAAAPAGRQTSITINVQHPPSVTLSVQPQTVTEGAKVLFICSASANPEITGYRWSKGGVPISEANGDSLEVTVDYSYFTDPVSCEVSNSVGSTNVSTLVDVQFGPRLLSEPKPMTVDIGMDASFTCAWTGNPPLTLAWTKQGSSVVLSNGNTLQLKDVTQEDAGTYTCKAIVPRIGVAERDVTLTVNGPPIITADATQHAVKHSKGKLECRVESSPPPEKIVWTFGDMDLSSGSSGRYSVQTVTSDHGVLSSLVLSEILAQDFQLRYNCTAWNRFGTGTALVTLKEQEALPMLIIVGGAVGGGCVLLICVITLVSLCCRHTGKGKRCTRLSKSDIRVQIVHSDHNATRGNDDEEDVKEPMKCLVFPQAPNSSESPGTSRTEHSDLLEEEEDERSDIKDPTNGYYNVRGHEDRNIRGSGFSEFVPNTRPVYTPSQLPSPSPMYGQHGTQPRVYDFSHRYATTTAGRTSYEQQQAAQQQPAQATSIYPTDPLYSGSAYLPATYGRAFTSYVKPASYEKVDAYDQSDQASKVSSSSRFSYASSQVSSQQSDYGRPSQRMQTHV
- the kirrel3l gene encoding kirre like nephrin family adhesion molecule 3, like isoform X6 — translated: MDSDVKQPTQAAYFSQQPQDQVVVSGQSVTLPCVIVGYRGMVQWTKDGLALGGERDLPGWMRYSLMGDPLSGEHSLLIDSAELADDAVYECQATQAGLRSHRAKLTVLVPPSDPLVEGGPIVRLKAYTPYNLTCRASGAKPAAEITWYRDGEVMDTAIYSKTPMEDGKRETAVSMLPIIPEDSDSGRTYTCRVLNAAAPAGRQTSITINVQHPPSVTLSVQPQTVTEGAKVLFICSASANPEITGYRWSKGGVPISEANGDSLEVTVDYSYFTDPVSCEVSNSVGSTNVSTLVDVQFGPRLLSEPKPMTVDIGMDASFTCAWTGNPPLTLAWTKQGSSVVLSNGNTLQLKDVTQEDAGTYTCKAIVPRIGVAERDVTLTVNGPPIITADATQHAVKHSKGKLECRVESSPPPEKIVWTFGDMDLSSGSSGRYSVQTVTSDHGVLSSLVLSEILAQDFQLRYNCTAWNRFGTGTALVTLKEQEALPMLIIVGGAVGGGCVLLICVITLVSLCCRHTGKGELNGKRCTRLSKSDIRVQIVHSDHNATRGNDDEEDVKEPMKCLVFPQAPNSSESPGTSRTEHSDLLEEEEDERSDIKDPTNGYYNVRGHEDRNIRGSGFSEFVPNTRPVYTPSQLPSPSPMYGQHGTQPRVYDFSHRYATTTAGRTSYEQQQAAQQQPAQATSIYPTDPLYSGSAYLPATYGRAFTSYVKPASYEKVDAYDQSDQASKVSSSSRFSYASSQVSSQQSDYGRPSQRMQTHV
- the kirrel3l gene encoding kirre like nephrin family adhesion molecule 3, like isoform X4 produces the protein MDSDVKQPATQAAYFSQQPQDQVVVSGQSVTLPCVIVGYRGMVQWTKDGLALGGERDLPGWMRYSLMGDPLSGEHSLLIDSAELADDAVYECQATQAGLRSHRAKLTVLVPPSDPLVEGGPIVRLKAYTPYNLTCRASGAKPAAEITWYRDGEVMDTAIYSKTPMEDGKRETAVSMLPIIPEDSDSGRTYTCRVLNAAAPAGRQTSITINVQHPPSVTLSVQPQTVTEGAKVLFICSASANPEITGYRWSKGGVPISEANGDSLEVTVDYSYFTDPVSCEVSNSVGSTNVSTLVDVQFGPRLLSEPKPMTVDIGMDASFTCAWTGNPPLTLAWTKQGSSVVLSNGNTLQLKDVTQEDAGTYTCKAIVPRIGVAERDVTLTVNGPPIITADATQHAVKHSKGKLECRVESSPPPEKIVWTFGDMDLSSGSSGRYSVQTVTSDHGVLSSLVLSEILAQDFQLRYNCTAWNRFGTGTALVTLKEQEALPMLIIVGGAVGGGCVLLICVITLVSLCCRHTGKGELNGKRCTRLSKSDIRVQIVHSDHNATRGNDDEEDVKEPMKCLVFPQAPNSSESPGTSRTEHSDLLEEEEDERSDIKDPTNGYYNVRGHEDRNIRGSGFSEFVPNTRPVYTPSQLPSPSPMYGQHGTQPRVYDFSHRYATTTAGRTSYEQQQAAQQQPAQATSIYPTDPLYSGSAYLPATYGRAFTSYVKPASYEKVDAYDQSDQASKVSSSSRFSYASSQVSSQQSDYGRPSQRMQTHV